Within the Microbacterium sp. 1S1 genome, the region CCTACCTCGCACGTCGTCGCCCCGAGGTGATCGCCCGGATCGGGAACACCGAGACGAGCGCCATGGAGGGCGTCGGCTGATCGCCCCGCCCCCACGACAAGAGCCCCTCCGCGTGGAGGGGCTCTTTCCCTGTCCGGTGCCGTTCGCGACAGCCCGGGAACGAGAGAAGCCCCCTCACCAGAGGGGGCTTCTCTCGTTGGCTCCCCGGCTTGGACTCGAACCAAGAACCTGCCGTTCAGGAAGCACACGACCGAGGCTTACACCGAAGGACGCCACATCATGGATAGATTCAGTGCGGAAATACCAGGTCAGGACACTTTAGTGTTTGACGCGTGTGGAGCACTCCGCAAGATTCACAATACTCGTTGAGACGAGTTCACCTGCGATGTTTCGGGTTGATTCGCGTGAGTTGAACGGGCGGCGCTCTCCTAATACGCCTGGCTCGGTGCGTCAGGAGTATCTGATCCCGCCGCAGCCGGAAGATGCTGCTCAAGAGCGGTGCCGCGCCTCGCGCTCCGAGCGAGCACGCTCGCCAGCTCCGCGAGCGAATTCTCCTCGAACATCGCCGGGCTCTCAACCATCCGACGGACCAACTCCGCGACCATCTCGGACGGCATCGCGGAAAGGGCCTCCCGGACAGAGTCCGTGCTGTCGCCGCCCACGATCTCTGAACCGTCAACCAGGCGCATTTGCTCATCGGCGAACGCGCGCGCAGCAATTGCGGCGAGCATACGCGCTTGCGCCTCCGCGGTCGACATCGGAGGATGCGGCTCCGCCGCATCGATCTCCGTAGCGGTCGACTCGGCCGGCTCCTGGACACGGATCTCCATACTCGCCACGCGATGCTTCCGCCGCGTAACCCACTCGCGTACATCACTGGCGAACGGCTTTACCTTCTCACGCCAGAGCTTCGCGACGTGTGGCTGCGCCTTCACGACTCCGAGGATGACTAGTTGGGTGATGGCCTCACCGATTGCGTTCTCGAGTTCCTCCTGCTCGTGGCTCTTACGGCGCGCTTCAACCGGGACGTATATGTGCTCTGTGACCACGAGAGGATCGGGGTCGATGTCACCAGGCACGAATCGCGCATTGCCACGCAGCTTCCCTCCCTCATCAAAGAGGTTCTGGTGAAGGCCTCCGCCCGCACGCTGCCCCGGAGTCAGATCGTCATCGTCCCACTCGTAATGTCCCGGAATTCTGCCCATGTTGAATGTTATCGACGACGCCGACGCCCACGATCGCAAGGTTCTGCCCTATATGGGCAGAGGGGATTTGCGATGCGCATTCCGCCTCCCCCGCGACCTGATGCTGTGCTGCTCGGTCTCCCCGCGCGGCGCGTCGACGCCATTCCATTCGTAGAAGCGCCGCCACTCACACTTCGGACACCCCGTCATCATGCCGCCCGCTGCCCGGCGCTATGGCGCTAGTCGAGCCACGCTCGCCGCGAAGGTGCCCGACGCCGTGTCCGAACGCAACATGAAACCCACCGCGGCTTCGCCGCCGACGTGCACCACTGAGGTCGAGCTCAAGCCGACGGCAGCAGGCTTCGTTCACCGTACGCTGTCGTCCCAAGGTAACGAACCCGCGCGTCTAGCTTCTCAACCTCCATCACGCACGCCGCGACGCAGGAACACAGCAGACTCCAGGACGGCTTCACCATGAACGTCGCGCCTACGCCGTCGCTCTCAGTCACTTGCTCGAAGTCTCCGAGGTCCCGCGTGAGGTGGTCGCTTCCGTGGAGGAACGCCGACGTCATCTTCCACACCACATACGGGCTGTCGACCCCGTATGGTTGCCCAGGTGGCACGGTCGGCGACACGGCCTGGAGGATCCGCCACAGCTTCGGAGGCTTCGTAAGCTCCTTCTGCCTCAGCGTCCCGACTGCGTCCTTCAGTCCGACGAGTCTCTCCGTCTTGTCGTCGCGAAATTTGATGTACGGCGCCGCCTCGTCTTCCTTCCCAACGACCGAAGCGAAATCGGCATACTCGACGATGTGCGCGTACGCGACCTGCAGCGCACGGTAAATGCGGTCATGCTTCTTCGACGACTGAATGGTCCAGAGGGCCATCGCCGATGCTTCGATGCTCATGCGTACGAGTGCGTACATGGCCATCGGCCGCGCCTCCAACCGGCCGCTCGTCCGGTCGTGCATCGAGTCCATCAGCATCTCGAGCGCATCAACCGCCCTGGCCCGATGCCGCGCCACTTGATACTCCACTGGGTCAAACGCGGTAGCGGCGTTCTCCGCCACAAGCATCGATCCCGCCATCGCTTCACTGGGCTCATCCAGCGCTTCGAACCGTGTCCGGACCCGAAGCAACAGACGTGTGGCGACCTCCATCGCTTCCGCGGTCTCGACGCGGTCGTGCGCCCCCATCACCTGATTCATGCTTCGCAGGTTATCGGCTCTGCGCGCCCCTAAATCCACGAGAAGACAGGGCATGGACGCGGCGCCAAGACGCATGGTCATCGGACTACAAGGCCCGGCACCGCGAGACCGGCACCCTCGCGGGCTGACGCTGCGAAGCCCCCATCGAGATGGGCGCCCGCTCGTGAGCGGATTGCGGCCCAACCCGAGGATGAACGGGTTGACCATCTCACAGCCAAAGTGCGTGGATGTCTCTAGGCCTCACGGATGTACGTCACGCCGAAGGCCTTCACTTGACGGAACTCCTGGCGAGTAGTTCCGAAGTCGAACCAGCCGCCGTCCGACTTCTGGAAGATGTCGAGTCCGCGGCCGAGGTTGATCCGCCAACCCGTGTCGGTACGAATCCATCGATCGTGACCACCGGGGTCTTTGCCGACGTCGACTTTGATGCCCTGCTGCGCGGCACCGCTCACGATCTGGGTGAGCATCTGAAGCTGCCGCTGCTGATACTCCATGTCATCTTCGAGCAGGGTGAAGAGCTTGAACGTGACTTCTTCCGCGGGGTCCTTGGCCGCTGCGATCAGAGCCAGCAGCTCTACGAGGTTGCGACCTTGGTGAGGCTGGCGGATGTACGGATCGTGGAACTCGATCTCGGTCGCGCCACGCAGGTAGGGCAATAGCAGGTTCTCATAGGAGACGCCTCGCTGGTTCTCCACGAAGTCGCGCTGCCCATGGAAGAGGTCCGCCTGCATCGGCTCCCGCGAATTCGGGCCGTCGGTTACGGGCCCAGGAGCTTCTACTGCAGGCTCGGCGCCAGGAGCACCCGGCCGGCCGCGATAGTAGTGCGACCGGTATTCGTCCTCTTCGAGGGTCGTGACGGCAGTCCAGCCCGCGGTATGCGAGTTGTACCCGAACTTCACTTCGGCCATGGTGTCGTCAATTCGCAGGATCTGGTCCTTGACCCGCTTGCGGCCCTCAATCGAGAACCGCAGGATCTCCTCGATCTCGTCAGGCGTCGCGTGCTCGTGCGGATAGAGCAGCTTCATGAGACCGGAGAAGGTCTTGTGGATGCCATCGCGATCACGAGTCGAGATGTCCGGGCCGAGCGTGAAGTACCGCTGGTACCGGTCGGAGTAATCCAAGTTCCGCATCGACTTCAGCACCTCGGCGATGTAGTCGACGACGAACCCGTAGCCGGCCGAAAACATCTCACTGCGGATCGTGTCAACTTCCCATCCCGGGATGTAGAAGTGCAGTCGATCGAGGAACGCTGAGTCGTGGTAACTCTCTGGCAGTTCGTCGAACAGGTCGGAGTGCTTGAGCATGTACGGCACCGTGTGCGACGTATTCCCAACGAACACCATGGACGCCTCGGCGCCGAGCGTCTCGACACCACGAGAGAACGACTTGTTCGCCATGTAGTTCTTCATGATGTCGACGAGCGCCTTATCGGTTCGCTTCTTCTTACCCGCGAACTCGTCGAAGGCCACCACGTCCCAGTACCCGACAAGGCCGAGGCGACCATTGGCGTTATTGACGAACAGCTTGGGCACGGTGACCTCGCCGCCGGAGATCAGCATGCCGTGAGGCGAGAACTCCGAGTAGATGTGCGACTTGCCGGTGCCCTTCGGGCCGAGCTCAACGAGGTTGTAGTTCCGCTCAACGAACGGGATCAGACGGATGAGCTGCAGCAACTTGGCGCGTCGCCCAAACATCTCGGGGTTGAACCCGATGGACTGGATGAGCAGGTCGATCCACTCGTCGGTCGTGAATTTCGCGCGGGACTCGAGG harbors:
- the brxL gene encoding BREX system Lon protease-like protein BrxL; protein product: MSDDIDLTTAPPLAEAVDGGVPQETAPESELDPKINEHFAGAVVRKDLVKAVKGNAIVPSYVLEYLLGQYAASDDEATIQAGIDKVRGILAQHYVHRNESELVKSKIREKGRFRIIDKVNVTLNEKDDVYEASFANLGISGVVVEPSTVNANQKLLVGGVWCRCDIEYFHNDDARAVPWILGSLKPIQMSNFDYQAYLESRAKFTTDEWIDLLIQSIGFNPEMFGRRAKLLQLIRLIPFVERNYNLVELGPKGTGKSHIYSEFSPHGMLISGGEVTVPKLFVNNANGRLGLVGYWDVVAFDEFAGKKKRTDKALVDIMKNYMANKSFSRGVETLGAEASMVFVGNTSHTVPYMLKHSDLFDELPESYHDSAFLDRLHFYIPGWEVDTIRSEMFSAGYGFVVDYIAEVLKSMRNLDYSDRYQRYFTLGPDISTRDRDGIHKTFSGLMKLLYPHEHATPDEIEEILRFSIEGRKRVKDQILRIDDTMAEVKFGYNSHTAGWTAVTTLEEDEYRSHYYRGRPGAPGAEPAVEAPGPVTDGPNSREPMQADLFHGQRDFVENQRGVSYENLLLPYLRGATEIEFHDPYIRQPHQGRNLVELLALIAAAKDPAEEVTFKLFTLLEDDMEYQQRQLQMLTQIVSGAAQQGIKVDVGKDPGGHDRWIRTDTGWRINLGRGLDIFQKSDGGWFDFGTTRQEFRQVKAFGVTYIREA